Part of the Quercus lobata isolate SW786 chromosome 6, ValleyOak3.0 Primary Assembly, whole genome shotgun sequence genome, ACTTATTGTCCTCTCCATGGCTATAGTATTGTGCTCTCTCTCTGTTAGTTCCAAACAGCATCCTTAAAAAACAACCGGTTCTGGGTTGTTGCTAATCCATTCAGATAGAAGCTACAAATGGGTTTTGCCTCAATGTCTGTAATTGAACTTGTTTTGGTGCTTTCACTAAGCTTCTTTCATGGTGGTGAGGGTGTTCTATCTACACTTGATGGACCTTTTAAGCCTGTCACGGTCCCTCTTGATAACTCTTCTCGTGGGAAAGCGGTGGACTTGTCAGACACTGATCCGGTTGTGCAAAGAGTTGTTGAAGGTTTCGAACCTGAGCAAATTTCATTGTCTCTCTCTGCAACCTATGACTCTGTGTGGATTTCTTGGATCACAGGTCTCTTTCACACTATAAACTGTTTACTACTTTTACTTTCTTAGCttctcatttctttcttttattaatctGAGATTTTTATGAGATTTGATAATGATTAAAATGTGAACTTAATATCCGTTTTTGTGAAATGTGACAATTgggttttgtcatttttgtgttttcaaagtCAAAAAGAGCTTAGCATTCCTTAAATTTATGGTTCCAATGTTACTTCAGCTATCATGTATAAGATAAAATTCTGTAATTATACAAGTACAAcgttacttttttgtttttgtttttgttttagtagttgtttttataatggttgaaactttgaattttgGAAAGGGATACAATCACCTAATctttatctttaaaatttttgaatacATTGGGTACAGGATTTACTTTCCTTTAGTCAATCACAGAATATAGTTGGATTGAATTTTTCAGGTGAATTCCATATCGGGTACAACATAACATCATTAGATCCTAAAACTGTAGCAAGTGTTGTTCAATATGGAGTGTATGGATTGCCAATAACTGATGAAGCAACGGGTTATTCGCTTGTTTATAATCAACTTTATCCTTTTGAAGGCCTTCAGAACTACACTTCTGGAATTATCCACCATGTTCGCCTCACAGGTATAATTAGTAGTGTAATTAATGCATATTTCTCTAGATTAATATATTCATCTCAAATGACTGATTCTATCAATATGCTAATAAGGTGATTGTCTTCCAGACAAAATGAATGCTTCCTCTGCTCAATATTACATATTATTGGATACTGTATGGTTTTGTTATTTACATAATATGAGTTGCACAGAGGGTAATGGTTGAATTGATTATAGCCATTTCAATCATTCATAAGACTGTCCTATGGGATGGTTCTTTTACTTCATTAGCCCTAAGTTGCCAATCAATTGAGGTGAAGGTCTAAACCGTCTCAAAGTGCTCCCAAAGAATTGTGATGTAGCAGCTGTTGATCATGATTgaaaatggaaaatttgaaGTTCTTTAACTGTACCCTCAGGTCATTTGACCATGTAAACACTTTGTTATTTACAAAGTTGCTCTTCAGTAGCACTTTTTCAATGTTAGACCAGTCATTCTTCTGAGTCATCCAACTATTCTGCAGTCAGGTCGAGAGTATACTCTCCAAATTCTGTATTGCAAGCTCACTTCAGTTATCTTTACTCATGAATATATCCCCTCAGTAATTAACTGGATCCTTGAtttgttttaattcttttttgtctcATGTTTCCTCAAAAAACCAGTTCACCTAAATCTTCTCGGGGACAGGATGTTCTTCACCAGAGACAAGAAgttattccaaaaataaaagcttCTATTAGCACCTTCCATTGTTGGGCATTTGCATTCTGTTATCATCACAACTTAAAAAGTATTTGTATATTTCCAATGATGGTTGTAAATGTCTGTAGCTGTAAGTAAGAACAGTTCAAGATTATTATCCATACAAAGGATATGGATGTAAGAAGCAGCTGCAGTGTTCAAATTTCTCTTCTAATGGATTTCCCTATGGAGCCATTAATTTGACAGATTGAATGGTGCAATTATGTAATTCTATTTagaacttcttttttcttttggttcacCACATAAGGTCTTGTGTTTTCACAAGGCATTGAATGGTCTTCAATGTATGTTTCAAGATTTGGTTGCATGTATAGCAAATGAATATTTATACACGTGAGCTTAGAACAGCTTTTTACCTATACTTTTTCAATAATATCTGGGTCAAATATGAAGTATTTGCAAACCCAGCATGACAATTGACATGTATAATTCTCTCTACACAGAGCCATTTCATCTATAATTGAAAGTCATAAATTgataaccccccccccccccatctgTTTCctgcctttttgtttttgtgaatcTGTGTGCCTATGCATCTTTGTGACCTTGTGTGTATCTGAACTTCCCAACatgtgaatttatttattagtttcaCAACTCTATTACGTCTTTCTGCAGGGCTGATGCCCGACACACTATATCAGTATCAATGTGGAGATCCATCAATATCAGCAATGAGTGATATAAATTATTTCAGGACAATGCCTGTTTCTGGACCCCATAGTTACCCTAGCAGAGTAGCAGTGGTGGGGGACCTTGGTCTCACATTCAATACCACATCAACTGTGGACCACATGATCAGTAACCATCCTGATCTTGTTCTACTGGTTGGTGATGTTAGTTATGCTAACTTGTATCTCACAAATGGAACTGGGTCTGATTgctactcttgttcattttcACAAACTCCCATTCATGAAACTTATCAGCCACGTTGGGATTACTGGGGAAGGTgaatttctaacttttttttttcactgaaaATTATCCAATAAATCTTTTTTCCTACCATTTAGGGCTATCAAATGGCAGGCACTTGGATATTTTTTATAAAGGTACTGGTCTGGTTGTCAAACATATGGCTCGTTCAGCCCTATTACGcaagttgaataaaaaatgcacTTTTAAATTCTAGTAGTAACAAAAGTAAAGATTAGGGACTTTTAGATTTTCTAGAATATGGTTTATGGTATGGAGGGATGTTCTATAGCTTAATTTCAGATGGTTGATTGATGCATGATGACCTCAGATTACATGTCGTGCTAATTTGCTTTAGAAAGTATTCTCTGTATTCTTTTTCTGATAAATTTTATTGGTtcccaaaacaaataaaatagccaataaaattttaagtttagaaagaataaaagttCAATTTATTGGAAACTGCTCTCTCTCAAAACCTTATATTTTgttggaccaaaaaaaaaaaaagactggcaattttgttattgtttgaaTTTTCAGTAAGCATTTTAGCTCATAGAATTATCATGGGATGTTTAATGTTAGGTACATGCAGCCTCTTGTGTCTAAAGTTCCAATAATGGTGGTAGAAGGGAACCATGAAATTGAACAACAGGCTGAAAATCAGACTTTTGTTGCTTACAGTTCTAGGTTTGCATTCCCATCTGAAGAGAGTGGATCATCATCCACATTCTACTATTCTTTTAATGCAGGTGGGATACATTTTATCATGCTTGGTGCCTACATATCTTATAACAAACCAGGTGAACTAAAGTTCTctttcatattttcattttttatcgcTAGCAATTTCCCatggtcattaaaaaaaaaaaaaggcctctTTTCCATTGCTTTACCTTCTCATATATTATGTACGTGGCCAATTTTATGCATTTGGTTATGTAACCAGTAACTTTAAAGCTTGATGTTGTTATTTCCTATGTTAGAGATTTTAGAGTATCCaatccaaaagtttaagctaatGAGTGGAAAGACCTAAGAAGTATATAAACCCTTAGGCCATAACCCAAGCGCTAACCCAATCAATGTTGGATTCCTTGACACCCTCATCCTCTCCCACATCTAAGCTGAACAAAAACTGAAACCAAGACAAACAGGCAAATGACCAACcaagctctaataccatgttaaaacCATTcaacccaaaagcttaaactagtAAGTGGAGATGCCTAACAAGGACATATACCCATAACAAAGCAAAAACCCAACCGGTGTGGGGTTCCTTAATGAGAGAGAGCGTATTCTATTGTTAGAAATTACATGGTGTGTTCTCCCAATTTTTGCATTGCAGAGGATCAATACAAGTGGTTGGAGAGAGACCTGGCTTCTGTTGACAGAGAAGTTACTCCATGGTTGGTAGCTGCGTGGCATCCACCTTGGTATAGCACCTACATGGCACATTACAGAGAAGCAGAGTGTATGAGGGTAGAGATGGAAGACATACTGTACAAGTATGGTGTGGACATTGTATTCAATGGACATGTAAGTGTATTTTCCCTATATCTCCTCACttgtcttttttctcttcttctccttacAATAAGATAATTTGTTTTGGTGCCACAGAGATTAATGTTGGTATGACATACTAAACATGTAAAAATCTAATCTGTTTCCAAATACTTAGAGATTAGAAATGTACTTCTGTCTTCTTTGCatttgtgaaggaaaaaaaCGCTGGATCAAGTCTAAGATGAATCCTTAAACCATTAGTGTCCAAATATATGCATAGATGTGATATTTAAATGTTCAAAATAATGATGTCTTAAATCTAATAAGTCCAAGGTAAACATAACAAAAGTACCTATAAGGGAATGTTTTTCCTAGAGTTGAAGTAAGAATTTCCAAGACTATAAAGAACTTCCTATTTAATATAATTGCCACATGGTCATTATCTAAGATCAATGTCATTGCTAGATGACACAAacttgaaaaaatgaaaatgcaaGATGGAATAGGAATGTGGTTCAATTAccagaaaatttttattgttgtcaAATGAATAGTTTAAATGCAGATTCCTAAATGGTGCTCTTTTGTGTATTTCTGCTTCCTATATGATGCTTGAATATCTAAGCTGTTTGCAGAAAAGTGATGCATTCATTTGTATGCTTATAGTAAATGGTGTGCATAAGTGGTGTTGTTCATTTGGAAAACCATCAACAGGTTCATGCCTATGAGAGGTCAAACCGAGTATATAACTACACTCTGGATCCCTGTGGCCCCATTCATATTGTAGTCGGTGATGGAGGTAATCGGGAGAAGATGGCAATTGCACATGCTGATGAAGCTGGGAACTGCCCAGAACCATCTACAACACCAGATAAATATATGGGTGGGTTCTGTGCATTCAATTTCACGTCAGGCCCTGCAGAAGGTAAGTTCTGTTGGGACCAGCAGCCAGATTATAGTGCATACAGAGAAAGTAGCTTTGGTCATGGGATTCTAGAGGTACTCTCACTCACTCTTCGACAAACACACATCTACAATAATTCCAGATGTAATCTTCTACAGTTAGATTTCAACACAAATGATTCACCAAAAGCCTTCCTTTTAATACTGCAATGGATCTTAGAAGtcaacaaaacaataaaatcattaaaaattaacaagtaattttaaattttgcagGGAACATGTTACAAGCTTTTTTAGGAACACTATTTAGATACATATGAATTTCAGCGAGTCAACAACACATtttgcaaggaaaaaaaaaaaaaattcttacaatGCCTATTCTACCCCAAAAATTAGTCTTAATCTATCACAACATAAAAGACAAATGCAAAAACCCATACTAATTTGTAAATTCTCAAAGGTCTTGGAAAGAAGAATTTAGTTGTAATAGTGAAACCATATAAAATACCAAGGCATTGATTGGTGGAATTTAGCCCTTCTTCAAAAGGAGTCGAACCTAATGGTATTTCTATGTGGCTTGCAGGTACAAAATGAGACTCATGCTTTGTGGACTTGGCACCGTAATAAGGACATGTACAACCTTGCTGGAGATGAGATATACATTGTAAGGCAGCCTGATAGGTGCCCAGTTGATTCGGGAGGTACTTGAATTTAGGTAAAAAGGCATATGGAGCACATCAATTGAAaatggcattatttttaacctcGATAATGAATTTTATGAAATGATACAAATTGAACATCTATAAGTTCGAACCAAAAAGCCACTAGAACTCCAATGAGACACAAAAAGATGGCCTCATAGGGTTTTATAATAAGTTCCTATCTAACAAGATGTTGCAGAAATTACTTGAGCAAACTGAGacattttgtaaatatattactTTAAAATGTTTAAGTAATCTTAATACCAATATTTGTGAATGGTTGTGAAAACACAACCcaaatattgttatttttttaagacaaaTAATCTTCTCACATTTTTTGTCATCTCACAGGAAATCTACTTAGAAGACGCTCAAAGCTGTactatattttctatttgaCCTATTAGATGACAAACCTTTTAGAAGACGCTCAAAGCTCTACTATagtcttttgtcattttttgctTTCAAATTGTACAACATAAAAGAATTCGGCCTGaatgtatttattttcttttcttcgaAGGTTTCTAAGTGTTGAGCGAACATTAACCCAAAAAGGCACAAAGAAATTCGAAGCAAGAAGATTACTATGGACTATGAAGCATTGCGTGGAGCATCAAGGGTCctttgcaacaattttttttcttttatatatatatatagagacagagagagagagagagagagattcaagtTATATCTAGTCtaactctaaacaatgttataccgctcaaaattttttaatcggatttaaattttgacaaatttatcattagattacattatctttgtatattttcaatgtttgcaaaatttcaaagtgatcaaagattaatagccatgtcattaatcaatttttttaaattcaagtttttgtaatttaaagtaatgcataaaagataagtttatgaattaaatggtaaataacatacAATTGGCATGATTGTTAAGAagatatagaacatgtaatttaatggtataatttttaaaatatgaattttataacaagttattgagtggtgtaacattacttagagttatactaggtgtaacttgaatctaacttacatatatatatatatatatatatatatatagccaaaacttagagaaagttaattagattttaaattggaattcaattgtgtcacatgttttatttaattttttaatagagtttaaatccaattagattctaaatcatatatatatatatatatatctatattctatatctatatctatatatatatatatataatagcagaagctgGGAGAAAGTAGATTCTTACGATTAAGGAGGTATTGACAAATAGGATAATTGTCTATCTTAAATTCAGACACGTGTGCAatttaaagttacaaaacagCGTACGTTGCACTGTTTGAGTGCCTTAAATTTTACCCATTTACCGTGCACACAGTTTAAAAACAGAAACACCATTAAATTGAAAGAGACTGAGAGAGACTCTGATAAACAGAGAGCGAGAGCCCATGGTTtccgataaaaaaaaaaaaaaaaacccgctTCCCAGTTCCTTTCAAAAACTCTTTGTTTCCAGTTACGCTAAAacgatctttttgcttttttatttttccagaaaaagaagcagaagaagaaggaagatgaaaaacaaaatccaaaacttagatgAGAAAGAAGTAAGCGATCAGAGGTGCCATCTCCGATTCTCTCACACAATGGCCATCGATTCATCAGACCAACTCAATCTCAACCCTACTACTACTAcagaagaaaaccctaaacaaacCCTAGACGATGACACTACTACTGCTGTCATGCCCATCAGATCGCctcgaagaagaagaaaaggaagaaccaaTCGATGAGGCTTCCAATCAGCCTTTGTAACCACCGTCGATTCCGATGCGAAGTACGGCGAGAATTCTAAGAGCACTATAGCCGCTGCCTAttataagaaaaacagagagctATGGAGGAGAGAATAGAAGCTAGGGAGAAAAGATTGAAGATTGGGAATTTCTGTAAAATGTATTGAATGAATATCTGAACTATCTATacagtgtatatatatatactacgATTCACACAATAGAGCTCAACCATTAACTCTAACTAACTCCACAATATCCGGATGTATTTTAACTACCTATCCATCCAATTCTAATAGTACACGTGTCCATATATACAACTGCTAACTCATTTAAAGTAAACTACAAGTCGTATATCAAAAGACTTAATCATTTCAGTCGTTTTAGCAAGTCTGGTACAAATTCTTCCAATACCCTGTTTCATTGCTCTACCTCTCTGCCTGAGTTGATCCTTTTGCCTGAGCTGATCCTTCAAACACCCTTCTCATCAATGCTTGCAtctgtcttctttttcttgttctcaGTAATGCTTTTATCCAAGCTTTGACATTCCCCCTCAAGATGAGAAGCTGAACTATGTATGTTCACTATACTCATCTTGCTTAATAAGTTCCTCAATTGTTGACTGTTGAGAGCTTTTGTAAGTAGATCAGCCAATTGAGAATATGAAGGAGTAAAAAGAAGCCTAACAACATTGTCTTGCACCTTATCTCTTACTACATGGCAGTCTACTTCTATGTGTTTGGTCCTCTCATGAAACACTGGATTTTCCCCAATATAAATTGCAGCTTGGTTATCACAGAATAATAAAACAGGTTGAGGATGATGAATCTCCAAATCCTTTAATAATGCTAATAGCCAAGTCATCTCACAAACGGTAACAGCCATGGCCCtgtattctgcttcagcagAAGATCTAGATACTATGGATTGCTTCTTGGACTTCCATGATATGAGAGAATTACCCAAGAAAATGCAGTAACCCGTGGTTGATCTCCTGGTATCAATGCAAGAGGCCCAATCAGCATCTGTGTAGGCCTTCAAATGAAATTCTGATGCAGCCGACAAGAAAACACCTTGACCAGGAGAACTTTTGATGTATTGTAACACTTTATATGCAGCATCTAAGTGAGGTTTCCTGGGCTTTGACATGAATTAACTAAGTTTATGAACAGGATAAGCAATATCTGGCCTGGTGATAGTCAGATAAAGCAACCTGCCTACCAACCTTCTGTACTCTCCCAGATCAGCTAGCAATTTTCCTTGATTCTTGCTTAGCTTTAAATTCTGCTCCATGGGCACCTTGCTAGGCTTACAAGCTGACATTCCAGCATCCTTCAAGACTTCCAAAGCATATTTTCTTTGACACAAAGTGATACCTTTGTTTGATCTAGCTATTTCAAGTCCAAGAAAATACTTCAAGCCTCCAAGATCTTTAAGTTTGAAGTGCTGATTCAGAGAAGTCTTAAGCTCCTCAACTACTTGGACATTATTGCTGGCTATGaggatatcatcaacataaaccaGCAAAGCTATGAAGGAATCATTAAATTTCTTTGTGAACAAAGAGTAGTCAGCTTTGGATTGTTTGAAACCATGTTGCTTAatgacaaaacaaaattttgcatttcatTGCCTTGAAACTTGTTTAAGCCCATATAAAGACTTGTTCAATTTGCAAACAGCATTCCCCCCTTTGTTGTGAAAGCCTTGAGGGAGTTGCATGTATACCTCCTCATTTAGATCACCATTCAAAAAGGCATTATTGACATCTAATTGAACCAAATGCCAACCTTTCACAGCAGATATGGCCAGAAGTGTCTTCACAGTAGTCAACTTAGCAACTGGGGAGAAAGTGTCAGTAAAATCCAGCCCTTCTTGTTGAGTGAATCCCTTAGCAACTAACCTTGCTTTATACCGTTCCACAGAACCATCAACTTTGTATTTGACCCTATAAACCCATTTACATccaatttcctttttatttgaaGGCAAAGGGGTAAGAGTCCAAGTATTGTTTGAAACCAAAGCATCAATTTCAGAATTCATGGCTTCTTGCCACTTAGGATCCTTGACAGCCTCATGATAGAACCTTGGGTTAGGAATGGAGGTAATGACAGAACAAAAATGGGCATATGAAGAGGAGAGGAGGGAATTATCAATATAATCAGAAAGGGGATATCTAGGAGTGACCAAGAAAGTACCTGACCTGCTGAGTGGATCAGATTGGGAAAGTTCAGTGGACATGGTACTGCTGCATGTGTAATTTTGTAAGTAGGGAGGAGGTTTGATAGCTAGATGATCTTCTTAGGGAAGGGACATTATTAGGTTGAACTATATTTGGTTCTTGAGGAAGAGGTAAAGGTTCAGGAGCTGGAGAGCCTGCTGAGACATGATCAGAAGCATCAAAAGGTGGAATGAAGGATTCTGGTATGCTGGAATCTGATATAGCAGGAACAGTAGGACTTGAGGTAGAATCAGAGACATTTGGACTAGAATTAGGAAAAGGAACTTGTAAAGAAGGTGTAAGAGGTTCTGAAAACATAGGATCATGTGGAGTAGCCACATTTGGACAAATATGAGGAAGGGAAATAGAAGTATGTGAAGAATAATTTTGAGAAATGAATGGGAAAACAGTTTCATGAAAGGAAACATCccttgaaatgaaaatttgttttgttagcAAGTTTAATAACTTGTAACCTTTAACACCAAATGGATATccaagaaaaacacaaggaATAGATCTACGTGAGAACTTAGACCTATTGTGAGCCAATGTAGAAGCAAAACAAAGGCTACCAAAGACTTTTAAATGATGATAAGGAGGAACTTTTCCATAAAGCTTCTCAAAAGGTGTTTTATGATTCAAAACAACACTAGGCAGCCTATTGATGATGTAAACTGCTGTTAAAACACAGTCTCCCCAATAGCAAAGTGGTATGTTAGACTGAAATTTCAATGCTCTTGCAATGTTTAAGATATGTTGATGCTTCCTTTCCACTattgaattttgttgtggagttgcAACACAAGAATGTTGATGAACAATCCCATGTTGAGCATAAAAATCTTTAAGGAAAAATTCTTGAGCATTGTTAGTTCTAAACACTTTGATATTAGTTTGAAATTGAGTTTGTATCATTTTGTAAAATGAAATCAATAAGGGCCTAGTTTCTGATTTAGATTGCATAAGATAAACCCATGTTGACCTTGTAGCATCATCTACAATGgtgagaaaatatttaaaaccaTCATGAGTTGCTTTGGCAAAAGGTCCCCATACATCAAGATGAATCAAATCAAAGGCATGGGCAGATAAGGGGAAAGGGTAAACGTTTATGCTTTGCAATTGGACATACAACACAGTCTTTAtttgaatgaaaagaagaaggcaTATCAGATATACAATGTTGAAGTTTTTCATCAGAAGCATGTCCTAGTCTAAGATGCCATAAGTAAGGCTTGGTTACAATGGAATCATGAGAGACAGAACTAACAGAAGACTTCAAAACAGACTCTAGGATAGTAGATGCCTCTGAAATGGATGTGCAATTATTTGAAGCTTGCAGCAGGTACAAATTGTTATGAAGCTTACCCAATCCAATCATTTTCCAGCAAGTAAGGTCCTGTATACAACAATAATTGgaaagaaaaaccaaacaacatgATAATGATTTGGTTAATTTACTTACTGAAATTAGATTGAAGGAAAAGGCTGGAACACAAATGACATCCTCAAGAATTAAGGATGCAGTGACCTGAACTGTGCCTATGTGTGTGGCAAGGACTTTTTCACCATTAGGCAAATGGACAAATGAGGATATAGAACTAGTGATTTTAGTAAACAATGAAAGGGAGTGAATAATGTGATCAGTAGCCCCTGTATCAAGAACCCAAGTTTCATCACTATAGGCTGTCTTGTTTGAAGGATTTTCATTAAAAATCGAATTCTTCAAACTTAGGCAAGTAGGATCATGGAAAGAAGCACAAGAAATACCTGATAATGCTGAGTTTGCTGAGTGAATAGCATCAGGAGTAGCAGAAGATGATGCTTGAGAATTCAGTAAAGATAGCAGCTGCTGGCATTGTTCAGATGTGAAGGGAAAAGGTCCTGGTTGTGATGCATTCTCATACTGACCAGAATCACCATTGAGACTAACTTGATTAGCCATGGAAACTTTTCCCTTTTGCTTATAACCTGGTGGAAAGCCAATCAATTTATAGCATTTCTCCTTGAAATGACCAGGTTTGCCACAGTGACTGCACATAGGCCTACCCTTTCCACTTGTGCTCTTCCCAGCTTGATTAAATGCTTGAGTCTTGACTGCAAGAGCAGTTGAATCAACTGAATATCCTCCATTGAAACCTAATGCCCTCTGTCTTTCCTCTTGTATTACCAAAGAGAAAGCCTTGTCAATAGAGGGACTTGGCTCCATCATTAAAATCTGAGTTCGAACTTGTGAATAAACCTCATTTAGGCCAGTAAGGAACTGCATCAAAGAATCTTGATGATGAAACAGTGTGATTTTGTCATTCACACCACAGATACATTTGCCACAAGAGCAGCATGGTAGAGGCCTAAGATTGAGCAATTGATCCCAAGAAGTTTGAAGATCAGTGAAGAAAGTAGTCACTGTTGCATCTCCTTGCATGATTGCTGAAATCTGTTTTTGAAGTTGTGAAATCCGTGGACCATTTGCTTGCAAGAAACGATTCCTCAGTGAATTCCAAACCTCCATTGCAGTGTTTCTGTAAATCACACTACCAGAAATGTGAGGTGAAATTGAATTCAATATCCATGAAGAAATCATAGAATTGTTCTTTGACCAAGCAATCTTCTCTAGAGGAGTGATGGCCATGGAAGCTGTTATAGAGCCATCCACAAAACCTAGCTTACTATTCGCATCTAATGCCATACGCATAGCTCTAGCCCAATTCGGGTAATTGTGTTCTGTCAAGGGCTGAGTGACAAGAATTGCACCTGGTGATTCTCCATGGTGCAGAAAGAATGGACTCCTCGGGTCCTCCATTGGAGAGAGCTCACGATGAGCAACAAATGGAGAAGATGAAGTTCGAGAAGTTTGATCTTGATTAGCCATTGACAAAGAAacaggctctgataccatataagaaaaacagagagctATGGAGGAGAGAATAGAAGCTAGAGAGAAAAGATTGAAGATTGGGAATTTCTGTAAAATGTATTGAATGAATATCTGAACTATCTATacagtgtatatatatatactacgATTCACACAGTAGAGCTCAACCATTAACTCTAACTAACTCCACAATATCCGGATGTATTTTAACTACCTATCCATCCAATTCTAATAGTACACGTGTCCATATATACAACTGCTAACTCATTTAAAGTAAACTACAAGTCGTATATCAAAAGACTTAATCATTTCAGTCGTTTTAGCAAGTCTGGTACAAATTCTTCCAATGCCCTGTTTCATTACTCTGCCTCTCTGCCTGAGCTGATCCTTTTGCTTGAGTTGATCCTTCAAACACCCTTCTCATCAATGCTTGcatttgtcttctttttcttgttctcaGTAATGCTTTTATCCAAGCTTTGACACCTATAGCAGGGGATGTTGTTGATGTGGATACGGCTTCCAATCGTTTCACTCCGCACTCCAAGTACAAATataggtttttgttttaaatctcTCTTGGATTTAGTTGTAGATTTCATTTGTCATTGATTGATTTCAATTCTGATCTGtgtaataaaaaagtaatgggtttttctttagctcttctttttttgggtttgtagaTGGAAAGGCAAATCATTGGAAATTctgttcttaattttaatttcttgggttttgttttgttgattattgttttttggttagaacttttttttccttgtttggtAGATTTTTGTTAGATTTAGTTCCTGTTTGCACCTGAAATTTGAATTCATTAAATTGTAGCATAAAAAACGGTTAAGAATTATGCaccaatttcttttcttcatacccttttcttttttacttaattttctgttttatttCAGATTATGAgagatttaatttttgtgtatATAGGTTATGGTTTTATAATCTCTGAGCATTCTAGGACTCTTATATCAACATGAATTGCAAGTGTTGTAATATATGTGATTCTAAATTTGAACTCGGTTGTAAATGTAGATTGCAATTCATTTGCCTTAGA contains:
- the LOC115950526 gene encoding purple acid phosphatase 15-like isoform X3, with the protein product MGFASMSVIELVLVLSLSFFHGGEGVLSTLDGPFKPVTVPLDNSSRGKAVDLSDTDPVVQRVVEGFEPEQISLSLSATYDSVWISWITGEFHIGYNITSLDPKTVASVVQYGVYGLPITDEATGYSLVYNQLYPFEGLQNYTSGIIHHVRLTGLMPDTLYQYQCGDPSISAMSDINYFRTMPVSGPHSYPSRVAVVGDLGLTFNTTSTVDHMISNHPDLVLLVGDVSYANLYLTNGTGSDCYSCSFSQTPIHETYQPRWDYWGRYMQPLVSKVPIMVVEGNHEIEQQAENQTFVAYSSRFAFPSEESGSSSTFYYSFNAGGIHFIMLGAYISYNKPEDQYKWLERDLASVDREVTPWLVAAWHPPWYSTYMAHYREAECMRVEMEDILYKYGVDIVFNGHVHAYERSNRVYNYTLDPCGPIHIVVGDGGNREKMAIAHADEAGNCPEPSTTPDKYMGGFCAFNFTSGPAEGKFCWDQQPDYSAYRESSFGHGILEVQNETHALWTWHRNKDMYNLAGDEIYIVRQPDRCPVDSGGF
- the LOC115950526 gene encoding purple acid phosphatase 15-like isoform X1, producing the protein MGFASMSVIELVLVLSLSFFHGGEGVLSTLDGPFKPVTVPLDNSSRGKAVDLSDTDPVVQRVVEGFEPEQISLSLSATYDSVWISWITGEFHIGYNITSLDPKTVASVVQYGVYGLPITDEATGYSLVYNQLYPFEGLQNYTSGIIHHVRLTGLMPDTLYQYQCGDPSISAMSDINYFRTMPVSGPHSYPSRVAVVGDLGLTFNTTSTVDHMISNHPDLVLLVGDVSYANLYLTNGTGSDCYSCSFSQTPIHETYQPRWDYWGRYMQPLVSKVPIMVVEGNHEIEQQAENQTFVAYSSRFAFPSEESGSSSTFYYSFNAGGIHFIMLGAYISYNKPEDQYKWLERDLASVDREVTPWLVAAWHPPWYSTYMAHYREAECMRVEMEDILYKYGVDIVFNGHVHAYERSNRVYNYTLDPCGPIHIVVGDGGNREKMAIAHADEAGNCPEPSTTPDKYMGGFCAFNFTSGPAEGKFCWDQQPDYSAYRESSFGHGILEVQNETHALWTWHRNKDMYNLAGDEIYIVRQPDRCPVDSGGNLLRRRSKLYYIFYLTY
- the LOC115950526 gene encoding purple acid phosphatase 15-like isoform X2; this translates as MGFASMSVIELVLVLSLSFFHGGEGVLSTLDGPFKPVTVPLDNSSRGKAVDLSDTDPVVQRVVEGFEPEQISLSLSATYDSVWISWITGEFHIGYNITSLDPKTVASVVQYGVYGLPITDEATGYSLVYNQLYPFEGLQNYTSGIIHHVRLTGLMPDTLYQYQCGDPSISAMSDINYFRTMPVSGPHSYPSRVAVVGDLGLTFNTTSTVDHMISNHPDLVLLVGDVSYANLYLTNGTGSDCYSCSFSQTPIHETYQPRWDYWGRYMQPLVSKVPIMVVEGNHEIEQQAENQTFVAYSSRFAFPSEESGSSSTFYYSFNAGGIHFIMLGAYISYNKPEDQYKWLERDLASVDREVTPWLVAAWHPPWYSTYMAHYREAECMRVEMEDILYKYGVDIVFNGHVHAYERSNRVYNYTLDPCGPIHIVVGDGGNREKMAIAHADEAGNCPEPSTTPDKYMGGFCAFNFTSGPAEGKFCWDQQPDYSAYRESSFGHGILEVQNETHALWTWHRNKDMYNLAGDEIYIVRQPDRCPVDSGGT